The Panicum hallii strain FIL2 chromosome 5, PHallii_v3.1, whole genome shotgun sequence genome contains the following window.
CGCAGATCCTAAGTTATTTTTACAAAGTTCAATTATTCATgcattttttttagaaaatattTGTAGCCCATCCATTACTACCGACTTGTGTTCCATACACTACACAACATACACATTTTTTCTTTCCTATATTAACACGACCTAATGATCTGAGCAGTGACAACAATCAACCCGTAGCTGATCATCTCTTGTACGTTTTTTTACAGTCATGCCCAGCTATTCCGGCAAGCTCATCCCTGGGAAACAATCAACTTCTAGTTGACCGTTCGAGCTCGAGCTTGCCGTCGGCGACGGCGTTGCCGACGGCCCTGTGCAGGCGCCGGATCTGCCGCTTGAGCTCGACGGACTGGAACACGCCGTCGGTGGCGGTGTAGCTCATGCGGTGCCACCCGGAGACCACCACGGCGCTGGCCGCCGCGTGCCGCCGCCAGTACGGCTCCAGGAACAGCGGGTTCCCGCTGCACCACCAATCATTATTGGACACACGGCTGGCGGCGTCAGCAGGGCCAGGAGTAGGCACGGGAAGCGTCATGGTTCGCGATGAGGCCAAGCACGAACGCAACACGAAAGGAGTAGGACCGGAATTAGACAGGGAAACATAGCGCGCGCATGGCCGCGGCGTGCGGGGTGAGGTGCTGAGATGTCAGAACGAACACAACCGCCCACCTTCGCCCGCGGCCCCGCTCTACTTGCTACTAGTTGCTAGTTGCCGTGCATGCTTGGACAGGTAaccatggagcagtaaatggtAGTAGCACGGTGCATTATATTGGAAATCGACGAGTTTTAGAGTTGATATGAGTATGATCATCGGCTCATCTCTAGGGCGGAGCTAGGATTACTTGCCAACGCTGGGCCTTCAATTGTGGCAGTTGCAAACGCCTACTACTACCAGGTCGCCAAGACGACATGGAAAGGCGCAGGCCAAGCACACATGGAGAACATCATCAAAGCTACAGAGTACAGGCTACAGACAGACTGATCGCGTACCTGTCGGCGTCGGCGGTGCAGCCGGGCGTCCGGAGGGAGCAGTCCGGCCCGCCGAAGCAGGCGTTGCACTCGCACCCGGGGCGCCCGTCCTCGCCGGCGACGCCGTCGATGAACGCCTGCCCGTGGCCCGAGCAGTCGACGGCGGCCACAGCCTCGGCCTCCCTGGCCGCCTGcagcgcccagctcagcccgcaggtgcccccaccgccgccgcttccggCCAGCAGCCGCGACGGCGGCAGGAAGTGGCGCGCGAGGAAGATCGCGTTGAGGAGCAGCGACGAGCAgaggagcgcgaggaggccGAGATCGGCAGGTCGTCGGCGGCTCGCCTGCTGCcgccctccgccaccaccagcGGCCGGCTCCATTTTGACTGGATGTGTCTCTCTGGCTCTGCGCTCTGAGAAGACTGTCTATAAAATTGTGCCGCGTGCTAGTTGTGATAATATACTACAATTAGCAGGGTCGGACGCCGCAACCACTCAAATAATTGCCTGTAAAATTTAACGGTGACCCACCTTTCTTTTCAAGAGATTCGATCTGACACGGAAATCGAAATTGTGCCGGTACGTCCACCCGAAAGCTATACATGCAGCAATCTTTTGGCAACAGCAGGCGGCCGTAATGTTTGCCATGCCGGTCATCCATGGTGCTCCTCGCGATGGTACTCTGGCACCCCAACCAGTCGCCGGTCCGGTACTATTTGGCCATTTGCTCATTTCCAACATGGAGTCGGTGTCGCGCGAGAAAGCCAGTTTCCATACTGTCTGCAATGGTGCCCTCTAAACTGTTCTCtaccctatatatagagaagattccaTTTTCTATTGTTCCAGCAgtgttctctaaatggtcctctaaatggttttctaaaatagagaacactacaggtttcctctatatatagagattctctctcctcttctctattttttctttacgttttaaacattaaattaaataaaaataaaatatgtccatagtatttgaggtatgataaatacgtacgtataaAAATTTAGAATAAAATAcatttctaatatagggtttaatgtatagagaatgagatttagagaacgttgttggagagaaataagATATAGAGAGaaaatcttgtagagaattctataaataaaaaatatagagaaggatataaagaacgacggttggagatagGCTCGTTATCTCCGTGGGGCCCAGCGCCCGGACCCGTCGAGAACGGGGAATCACGCAGTGACGATGCGTGCGTTCCGGTGAAAGGATCGCGTGCAGCACTGCAGATGCAGGAAGATTCTCCTCCACTCCGTCGACATCCCATGGAAAGGGCTTCGCGCGGGAGCGCGAGAGATTCCCGCGGATTCTTCTCATCGCTCGATGGTCCAGCGTACCTGTACCGCCGGCGCCGTCCCCGTAGACGAAAGAATCGCCTTCGGTTGGGCATTGGCGAAGCTTCCGCAATCGGGTCGCTGTCACCGCTAGCGCCTCTCGTCCTCCTAATTTTTGTTTTTACCGTTTGCATTCATCGAGGCGGAGAAGCGACGCCGTGCTGTGATTGGGCTTCGTTGTGATGCGGCCCTTACATGTCAGCCAACCTTTCTTTTCTACGACCCAGCTCAAGCCCGGCTTCCTTTTGTTTTTTCAGCCATCCCATATATACACCTCCTTCCGCAGCCCACGGACTGGCCCAAAAGAAACCTTCTAACGGCCTGCTGGCCTTTTGAGAAGCACTACTAGGCCTAATCTTCTACGAGGCTCCTTAAAGGAGAACAGAAAGCAATGGTTCGATGGGACGGATAACTTTCACTTCACATTATCCTagagagcagcggcggcggcggcgttttCAGTTATGCTCCGTCTCCTTCTGTAGTTCTGTCCCTGCTCCGGTTCTCGTCAGATGTATcgattttgttttgtttttttttttttgtgtaGCCATATCACCGTATCAGACGATGACCTTTTAACCCCTGATGCCACTCCGATCATGCATAGCACGTACGCCACTACTGCAGAGTGCTGCGCCGTTGAAGCTTCTTCATCGCGTTCAGTTTCATTCAGTGACCTTCTACGCTAAGCGCCGGGGGCCGGTGCTCTCCACAGCTATGTATCACCGATACGCGATACGGGTACAGCAGTATCGGTACGGCGATATACGATATGAGTTTAAAAAGCGACACAGTGATAGTATAGAGAGAATATCGGAATATCGAAGTATTGGATACGCAAGTACCGGATACGGGTACGGCTGGGTCAGTGAAGTGTCGGTGATTCATAGCTCCAGACTTCTCAGCTCTCATCGGTGCACCGTGCTGTTCAGTTCAGATTCAGATCCGGTGTGCAGTGGATCTGTGGATGGAATAATGGATGGATGGCAAACCCGCAAGACCTCGCTGGCGCTGGCAGTGATCAGCAGTGACGCACCAGACGTGAGACGACGTGTCAGTTCGCCCTGCCCGTGCGTGTTGCGCGTACGTACCCGAATCTGCTGCCGGCGTGGCCGGAGGGCTTGGATATGGTAAACAGCATGACGTCCTCGTCGGCCGGCGCCGGGATGTGCGTGAAGTGCGGCCAGTAGTAGGCGTGGTCGAagatcgccgccggcgagccgcGGAGGGCGGGCTCGCGGAGCATGGCGTCGGGGTTGTTGGGCGACGTGACGAACTCGATGAAGCCGCTGTCGGTGGAGGAGTTCCGCGACGCGTTGGCCCAGCGAGCCGTGGTTCCGCCCCACCTGTACTCGCGGCCGTCGAACATCGCGGACTGCAGCCTGTACGCCTGCACCAACAGGAGCAGAAATAATGGCGGCATGATCGGCCCCGTTGTCTTCAGAGCAATGCGCGCGACGCCATAGGAGTATTAGAAGcagaatgaaaaaaaaaatactgACCCCGTAGTCTTTTTGCCAACTACCACCACTCATCGCTGAAGCTACACTCCATGCCTTGTCGACAATTTTGCCAACTACCGATGATCAAAGCTCACCACCCCacttcaaaaagaaaaaacgAAATAGAATCATCACCAGTTTCCAAATGATCACCCAAGGATGCAAGTGGTACGTGATGGGTAGTTTTGTGCTACTACTTTTTTTTTGTGGGCGTAATCCGAGAGCATGTATACTATTTTGGTTTATTTAAGTCCCCCATAATATACTCCAGTAATCTAGAAATGGCAAAATCAGAAGAAGGCAAAGCCTCTATGTTTCCTTTTTTGAAACGCAAAGCATCTATGTAATCGGTTCCAAGTTCCAACCAACAAGCCAGGAATGGCAAAAACTT
Protein-coding sequences here:
- the LOC112892406 gene encoding alliin lyase-like, encoding MVPAGGEQQQATRRPAGLGLLAFLCSSLLLHALFLAHHFLSPSRLLADGGGCGLSWALRAAREAEAVAAAGCSGHGQAFLDGVAGEDGRPGCECNACFGGPDCSLRTPNCTADADSYGVARIALKTTGPIMPPLFLLLLVQAYRLQSAMFDGREYRWGGTTARWANASRNSSTDSGFIEFVTSPNNPDAMLREPALRGSPAAIFDHAYYWPHFTHIPAPADEDVMLFTISKPSGHAGSRFGYVRATRTGRAN